The Caretta caretta isolate rCarCar2 chromosome 10, rCarCar1.hap1, whole genome shotgun sequence genome has a window encoding:
- the CYP2W1 gene encoding cytochrome P450 2W1 has translation MAFLMPFISDPALICLLGALLLLGAFYFSTGSKNSPFKLPPGPPPLPIIGNLHLLDIRRQDKSLLKLAEKYGPVFTLHFGSQKAVVLTGYEAVKEALVNFTDEFVDRPPIPIFEQIQHGNGVFFSNGELWRTTRRFTVSSMRNLGMGKKLIEERILEELHLLIEMIKSFRGEPFSLKSFNAAPTNITFLMLFGDRFDYKDSTFVTLLRLIDEVMVLLGSPFLHFFNFYPFLGLFLKTHKILLKKIEDVRIILRNYIQISRQDVNENSLSYIDALVFKQHEETNKKDSLFHDENIIASALDLVMAGTETTATTLQWAILLMMKYPAIQKKVQEEIGTIVQSGNQATYEDRKNMPFTNAVIHEVQRFITLLPHVPRCTSVDTHFRGYFLPKGITVIPSLTSVLLDKTQWETPHEFNPNHFLDAGGKFVKKEAFLPFSTGRRNCIGESLAKMELFLFFVGLLRTFTFQPPPGVTESELDLAVPQTTFTLRPQPQSACAVLCE, from the exons ATGGCTTTTTTAATGCCATTTATTTCTGATCCTGCATTAATCTGTCTGCTAGGTGCACTGCTTTTATtaggtgcattttatttttcaactgGCTCTAAAAACTCACCTTTTAAACTGCCTCCTGGTCCACCTCCTCTTCCGATCATTGGCAACCTGCATTTGCTGGATATTAGAAGACAAGATAAATCACTATTGAAg CTAGCAGAAAAATATGGGCCAGTGTTCACCCTCCACTTTGGGTCCCAGAAAGCTGTGGTACTGACCGGATATGAAGCCGTGAAGGAGGCGCTCGTGAACTTCACGGATGAATTTGTAGACCGACCACCCATCCCAATATTTGAACAAATCCAGCATGGAAATG GTGTGTTCTTTTCTAATGGAGAACTGTGGAGAACGACACGAAGATTCACTGTGTCAAGCATGCGCAACCTTGGAATGGGGAAAAAGCTGATAGAGGAAAGAATTCTTGAAGAGCTTCATTTGCTTATTGAGATGATCAAATCTTTCCGAG GTGAACCATTTAGCCTCAAGTCATTTAATGCTGCTCCAACCAACATCACCTTTCTTATGCTGTTTGGGGACCGGTTTGATTACAAAGACTCAACCTTTGTCACTCTGTTAAGACTCATAGATGAAGTTATGGTTCTTCTTGGATCTCCATTCTTGCAT TTTTTTAATTTCTACCCATTCCTTGGATTATTTCTCAAAACCCACAagattttacttaaaaaaatagaAGATGTGCGCATCATTTTAAGGAATTACATCCAGATCAGCAGACAAGATGTCAACGAGAACTCATTGAGCTACATTGATGCATTAGTGTTCAAGCAACATGAG GAGACAAACAAGAAAGACAGCCTGTTTCATGACGAAAACATAATCGCCTCTGCACTCGACCTGGTCATGGCTGGAACGGAGACAACTGCCACAACATTGCAATGGGCCATCCTACTGATGATGAAATATCCAGCGATCCAAA AAAAGGTACAAGAGGAGATTGGGACCATTGTCCAATCAGGAAATCAGGCCACATATGAAGACCGGAAAAACATGCCATTTACAAACGCGGTGATACATGAAGTGCAGAGATTCATCACCCTGCTGCCACACGTTCCACGGTGCACATCTGTTGACACACATTTCAGAGGCTACTTCCTCCCCAAG GGAATAACCGTGATTCCTTCCCTCACTTCGGTGCTGCTGGATAAAACACAGTGGGAGACACCACATGAGTTTAATCCCAACCACTTTCTTGATGCTGGTGGGAAGTTTGTAAAGAAAGAAGCTTTCCTGCCATTCTCCACAG GGCGCCGGAATTGCATTGGAGAAAGTCTGGCCaagatggagctgtttctgttcttTGTAGGGTTGCTGCGGACGTTTACTTTCCAACCCCCGCCAGGGGTCACAGAATCAGAGCTGGACCTTGCGGTTCCTCAGACTACTTTTACTTTAAGACCACAGCCTCAGTCAGCCTGTGCTGTTCTGTGTGAATAA